The following coding sequences are from one Paenibacillus tundrae window:
- a CDS encoding metal-sulfur cluster assembly factor, giving the protein MEQTTDLLECLKEVYDPELGVNIVDLGLVYEVREEPERVHVRMTLTTPGCPLHDTIVGAVKWVLQENTGKTNIDVQVVWEPQWSPQLMSKEAKEMLGYF; this is encoded by the coding sequence ATGGAACAAACAACAGACTTGTTAGAATGTCTGAAGGAAGTATATGACCCTGAGTTAGGCGTCAACATTGTTGATCTTGGACTTGTATATGAAGTACGTGAAGAACCTGAGCGTGTGCACGTACGAATGACTCTGACCACCCCTGGTTGCCCACTACATGATACGATTGTTGGCGCCGTGAAGTGGGTGTTACAAGAAAATACAGGCAAGACTAATATCGATGTACAAGTTGTATGGGAGCCTCAATGGTCACCTCAGCTGATGTCTAAAGAAGCCAAAGAGATGTTAGGATATTTCTGA
- a CDS encoding cupin domain-containing protein has product MSITSLQSVKEFSAERFTKRVLFRHDGGVTFVLHFLPGQQLPVHKHPGTDVILLVVEGTGTMILDGVEQEVKQEDVICCGGETEFAFHNTGNSETRLFVTLNKVPNESYAQNI; this is encoded by the coding sequence ATGAGTATCACATCATTGCAATCCGTAAAAGAATTTAGTGCAGAACGCTTTACTAAACGGGTGTTATTCCGACACGATGGCGGTGTCACATTTGTACTTCATTTTTTACCAGGTCAGCAGCTTCCGGTACACAAACACCCAGGGACAGATGTTATCTTGCTGGTCGTTGAAGGCACAGGAACGATGATTCTGGATGGAGTTGAACAGGAGGTCAAGCAAGAGGACGTGATCTGTTGCGGAGGAGAGACGGAATTTGCCTTCCATAATACAGGTAACAGTGAGACTCGTTTATTTGTAACGCTAAACAAGGTGCCTAACGAATCCTACGCGCAAAATATATAG
- a CDS encoding sugar kinase has protein sequence MRRLATEKSASMPATEEHRLTEHKLILIKRRTRLEELIVRYNTVQQAQFYIERLGADFNDYIAEDACYRESVKQAQQILGSLGRVHTIDREHVPNFIFGKQDIIIVVGQDGLVANTLKYLSEQPLIGVNPDPMRWDGVLLPFTVEDLRFIIPDVMRRRRSLKEVTIAKVELNDGQYLYGVNDLFIGRKTHVSARYEVQFGSAVERQSSSGVIVSTGMGSTGWFKSVLAGATGIVNSEAWQHMNTNDELTTTDRGQQRMEHFGWDAPYLYFTVREPFPSRTTAANVVFGQIHANQPLRMVSQMPEDGVIFSDGVEQDFLEFNSGVEATINLADKRGQLVV, from the coding sequence ATGAGACGATTGGCAACCGAAAAGTCAGCATCCATGCCAGCGACGGAAGAGCATCGACTAACGGAACATAAACTTATTTTGATTAAACGACGAACACGGCTGGAGGAGTTGATCGTTCGTTATAATACGGTACAGCAAGCACAGTTCTATATTGAACGTCTTGGGGCGGACTTTAATGATTATATTGCAGAGGATGCTTGTTATCGGGAGTCCGTGAAGCAAGCGCAACAGATTCTTGGTTCGCTCGGAAGAGTTCATACGATAGATCGGGAGCATGTGCCCAATTTTATATTTGGTAAACAGGATATTATCATTGTTGTAGGTCAGGATGGTCTTGTTGCAAATACACTCAAATATCTATCAGAGCAGCCGCTTATTGGGGTTAATCCTGATCCAATGCGTTGGGATGGGGTGCTGCTTCCTTTTACGGTAGAGGATCTGCGCTTTATTATTCCTGACGTGATGCGTAGACGGCGTTCACTAAAAGAAGTCACGATTGCCAAAGTTGAACTGAATGATGGTCAGTATCTCTATGGGGTCAACGATCTGTTTATTGGTCGGAAGACACATGTTTCAGCTCGTTATGAAGTGCAATTTGGTTCAGCCGTAGAACGGCAATCCTCTAGTGGTGTGATCGTATCCACAGGGATGGGCTCTACGGGCTGGTTCAAAAGTGTGCTGGCAGGTGCGACTGGCATTGTAAACTCGGAGGCCTGGCAGCATATGAACACAAACGATGAATTAACGACTACGGATAGGGGACAACAAAGGATGGAGCATTTTGGTTGGGACGCACCCTACCTCTACTTCACTGTTCGCGAGCCATTCCCTAGCCGTACAACAGCCGCCAATGTTGTGTTTGGACAGATCCATGCGAACCAACCCTTACGGATGGTATCCCAGATGCCAGAAGATGGAGTAATATTCAGCGATGGTGTTGAACAGGATTTTCTTGAATTTAATTCAGGTGTGGAGGCGACCATTAATCTTGCGGATAAACGAGGGCAGTTAGTCGTATAA
- a CDS encoding SPFH domain-containing protein has protein sequence MFGFRFVKFQPSEYVMKVKNGQVQRQGVGLSFTYYEPTTSVVVLPVSSVEVPFMFEEITADYQTVTVQGQLSYRIVDYMKITQSLNYTYNLRKNQYISDDPSKLDQRVITIAKVLTKKHLEQMPLKEAIQSSERLVTSMKREVAQSQELEKLGVELMSLSILAILPNKETMRALEAQAREEILRQADEALYVRRNASIEQERKVKENELNTEIAVESKKRQIRETQLQAERSIKQKQNEMEQEQLQFNTAMEERKQQLIELTIANRNAEADAKAYEMAAVMKSLQDVEPTVLQAMANMGMNSDKLIAIAFQELAENAGKIGQLNISPDLLQGLMSNSNREQGGRGR, from the coding sequence ATGTTCGGATTTCGATTTGTAAAATTTCAGCCAAGTGAATATGTGATGAAAGTGAAGAACGGTCAGGTACAGCGTCAAGGCGTAGGTTTATCCTTCACATATTATGAACCAACCACTTCGGTTGTCGTGTTACCTGTATCCTCTGTAGAAGTACCTTTTATGTTCGAAGAAATAACTGCAGATTATCAGACCGTAACGGTTCAGGGACAACTTAGCTACCGTATTGTGGATTACATGAAAATTACACAAAGCTTGAATTATACGTATAACTTACGTAAAAATCAGTACATTTCCGATGACCCCAGTAAGCTTGATCAACGTGTGATCACGATTGCCAAAGTCTTGACCAAGAAGCATCTAGAACAAATGCCATTGAAGGAAGCAATACAATCCAGTGAACGGCTTGTAACGAGTATGAAACGTGAGGTTGCACAGAGCCAAGAACTGGAGAAGCTGGGCGTAGAGCTAATGAGTTTATCGATTCTGGCGATTTTGCCTAACAAAGAAACGATGCGTGCGCTGGAAGCGCAGGCTCGGGAAGAAATTTTGCGTCAGGCTGATGAAGCATTATATGTGCGTCGTAATGCGTCCATCGAGCAGGAGCGTAAGGTGAAGGAAAACGAACTGAATACGGAAATCGCAGTTGAATCCAAAAAGCGGCAAATTCGAGAAACGCAATTACAGGCAGAACGTTCCATCAAACAAAAGCAAAATGAGATGGAGCAGGAGCAGCTCCAATTCAATACAGCGATGGAAGAACGAAAACAACAGCTGATTGAGCTGACGATTGCCAATCGGAATGCAGAAGCAGACGCCAAAGCTTACGAAATGGCAGCTGTAATGAAATCACTGCAGGATGTAGAACCGACCGTTCTGCAGGCCATGGCGAATATGGGGATGAATTCGGATAAACTTATTGCAATTGCATTCCAGGAACTGGCGGAGAATGCAGGTAAGATCGGACAACTGAATATCTCACCTGATCTGCTGCAAGGTTTGATGTCTAACTCGAATAGAGAGCAAGGGGGTAGAGGACGATGA
- a CDS encoding glycosyl hydrolase 53 family protein encodes MNKRYISGCLVLLLLFCELGLLVQPADAATKVNVALNKEVTVSTEYLEWESSKDHLVDGKMDTHWSAKEKATEEAPQWIEIDLDGEFRLNGAEIVLKEQKKIHLDVEVSLDGENWEQVATHREETTEQQLNFDFQTDLVRYVKVTIPFYDQQGAWPTLSEIRIFGQQEGREPENITAYDAVNITTIIGGAPVLPTEIRAQYGADQSGNVAVVWDHIDPEQYQLANTFSVNGHVEGATIQPTASVTVQGYQDDFIRGVDISTLTAIEDKKGKFLDSNGTERDLLDILKDRGVNYVRIRLWNDPQKSGGYNDKEDVIRLAKRVKEKGMKILLDFHYSDEWAHPGQQLRPKAWEDLTFDQLKQAVYDYTYEVVGEMKEEGAMPDMVQIGNEINSGVLNGYVSTVNQTENVALLQRGVDAVRDLEGDQHVQIMIHLAEGGQADMFDTYFGELEKGKLDYDVIGLSYYPFWHGTFADVQETMNRVSQKYKKDVVIAETSYPFSFKNGDAHGNIIGGPDKLNIGGATFPATVQGQYDAIAGIMDLIAEVPEGRGAGFFYWEPAWIPAGVGWIASEGDAWENQAMFDYDEFPGNGGYSLEGRALPSLDVYKRGMQNVPADRQHLSAAITRAQGLVAADFEEESWQLLAPAIEAAKSVYRMAYTSAGVTQEETNAATESLKQVMDSMEVIPANRALLEAKVIEARTYKESDWSAVTWGIFTKALAHASQVLSDPRATQTDVDAAEKRLHEAISGLSDVDKTKLTLLIGEMQQQNVSSYTHRSWKTLMDALQAAIVVRDKQSAVQSEVNQALETLQQANQSLVRLQALATHKTATASSSAGTGGGQANSPEGAIDGNTTTSWGTDQSVDSWWEVDLGEVASVRTIEMSMWSGGIKYKIEVSKDGSKYVKVVDTTSDVIVSTGPRHVLPDQTQARYIKVTITAGPEWVGFMDFEAYGTFPADKSALETTVNSVAKLQQNDYTLASWNEFSKALVHAKSIIQDEEASVQDASTANEELKAAMHKLERQDATPGSGQPSQPSQPSQPSEPSQPSQPSSSGSVPSTGNSNGVTPADTNSRPEKGAITVEGILTGNGHYSIRPTAQQLNEAIQSMGAGEHQLKLIANLPDNSKAVSFQLDTNQLAEWVRSQTIKSLDLIVGQTSIRIPLNSIPLQDEQTAGTFDVEVSEGSNIALTESQKAAIGNRSILNVNVLMNGKPMAWTDRAIEVVMSNEGELQGSDTVRIVQSLSENGEMKPVMYSVANDKNESIAFKPTQSGSFVITEVQVPLNDLQNHHWAKPEVQNLYGKGIINGMNATSFVPDGNLTRAQFLQMIIKGMGDSRLPEASVQTPTDVKEGQWYADAVRIGVQMNIIQGRADGTFGANEPVSREDMAVMLNRALQSLKQETDTAAPTAQEGNTFEDHTAIAGYAREAVASMQQLGLLNGMADGTFAPKQTANRAQGAVAVARLMEQLYAE; translated from the coding sequence GTGAACAAGAGGTACATAAGTGGTTGCCTTGTGTTGCTACTGTTATTTTGTGAGCTAGGTTTGTTGGTTCAGCCGGCAGACGCGGCAACGAAGGTGAATGTAGCATTGAATAAAGAGGTGACGGTTAGCACCGAATACTTGGAATGGGAGAGTAGTAAAGACCATTTAGTAGATGGGAAGATGGATACACATTGGAGCGCAAAAGAAAAAGCTACGGAAGAGGCTCCTCAATGGATCGAAATTGATCTGGACGGAGAGTTTCGCTTAAACGGGGCAGAGATTGTATTGAAAGAACAAAAGAAGATTCATCTTGATGTTGAGGTATCATTGGATGGGGAGAATTGGGAGCAAGTAGCTACTCATAGAGAAGAAACAACAGAGCAGCAGCTCAATTTTGACTTTCAAACCGATCTAGTTCGATATGTAAAAGTGACTATTCCATTTTATGATCAACAGGGGGCATGGCCAACGCTGTCCGAGATTCGTATTTTTGGACAACAAGAAGGACGTGAGCCAGAAAATATTACAGCTTATGATGCCGTGAATATCACGACAATCATTGGTGGTGCGCCTGTCTTACCTACAGAGATTCGGGCACAATATGGTGCGGATCAATCAGGGAATGTAGCTGTAGTCTGGGATCATATTGACCCTGAACAATATCAGTTGGCTAACACATTCAGTGTAAACGGTCATGTGGAAGGTGCAACAATTCAACCTACCGCTTCGGTAACGGTACAAGGATATCAGGATGATTTTATCAGAGGTGTCGATATCTCCACGTTAACGGCCATTGAAGACAAGAAGGGTAAATTCCTCGACAGTAACGGTACCGAAAGGGACTTGCTAGATATTCTTAAAGACCGTGGTGTGAATTATGTCCGTATTCGCTTGTGGAATGATCCACAGAAATCAGGAGGCTATAACGATAAAGAAGATGTCATCCGTTTAGCCAAGCGAGTGAAAGAAAAGGGCATGAAAATCCTGCTCGATTTCCATTACTCGGATGAGTGGGCGCATCCGGGTCAGCAGCTACGTCCCAAAGCATGGGAAGATCTGACCTTCGATCAGTTGAAGCAGGCTGTATACGATTATACGTATGAGGTTGTTGGTGAAATGAAGGAAGAAGGTGCCATGCCAGACATGGTGCAGATTGGTAACGAGATTAACAGCGGTGTGCTTAATGGATACGTGAGTACAGTGAATCAGACGGAAAATGTGGCTCTGCTACAGCGTGGTGTTGATGCTGTACGTGACCTCGAAGGAGATCAGCACGTTCAGATTATGATCCATCTGGCTGAAGGTGGACAAGCGGATATGTTCGATACCTACTTCGGTGAATTGGAGAAAGGAAAACTGGATTATGATGTTATTGGTCTCTCTTATTATCCGTTCTGGCACGGTACGTTCGCAGATGTACAGGAAACGATGAACCGAGTATCCCAGAAATACAAAAAAGATGTCGTTATTGCTGAAACATCGTATCCATTTTCCTTCAAAAATGGTGATGCTCATGGCAATATTATTGGCGGCCCGGACAAGTTAAATATCGGAGGCGCGACATTCCCAGCAACAGTGCAAGGTCAATATGACGCCATTGCTGGCATCATGGACTTGATTGCCGAAGTGCCCGAAGGTCGTGGGGCTGGGTTCTTCTATTGGGAGCCAGCATGGATTCCTGCTGGAGTGGGCTGGATTGCTTCCGAAGGGGATGCTTGGGAAAATCAAGCGATGTTCGACTACGATGAATTCCCTGGGAACGGAGGATATTCCTTAGAAGGACGTGCACTGCCATCCCTTGATGTGTATAAACGCGGAATGCAGAATGTTCCTGCAGATCGTCAGCATTTATCTGCTGCAATTACACGCGCACAAGGTTTGGTAGCCGCAGATTTCGAAGAAGAGAGCTGGCAATTACTCGCACCAGCGATTGAAGCTGCTAAGTCTGTATACCGTATGGCATATACATCAGCAGGCGTAACGCAAGAAGAAACGAATGCTGCAACCGAGTCCCTTAAGCAAGTCATGGATTCAATGGAAGTAATCCCTGCGAATCGAGCGTTGCTCGAAGCTAAGGTAATAGAAGCCCGGACATACAAGGAATCGGATTGGTCAGCGGTCACATGGGGGATTTTTACTAAGGCGCTTGCACATGCGAGTCAGGTTCTATCAGATCCTAGAGCGACCCAGACTGACGTAGATGCGGCGGAGAAACGTTTACATGAAGCCATTAGCGGACTATCTGATGTAGACAAAACCAAATTAACGTTGCTGATTGGTGAGATGCAGCAGCAGAATGTATCATCGTATACCCATCGAAGCTGGAAGACGCTAATGGATGCGTTGCAGGCTGCAATCGTTGTGAGAGATAAGCAAAGTGCAGTGCAATCTGAGGTTAATCAAGCTTTGGAAACATTGCAACAGGCCAATCAAAGTCTTGTTCGCCTGCAAGCTCTAGCAACTCATAAGACAGCGACGGCTTCTTCAAGTGCTGGAACAGGTGGGGGACAAGCGAATTCACCAGAAGGAGCGATTGACGGAAATACAACGACGTCATGGGGGACTGATCAGAGCGTAGATAGCTGGTGGGAAGTAGACCTGGGTGAGGTTGCGTCTGTCCGCACGATTGAAATGTCGATGTGGAGTGGTGGTATTAAGTACAAGATTGAGGTCTCTAAAGATGGTAGTAAATACGTAAAAGTCGTGGACACAACAAGTGATGTTATTGTTTCAACTGGGCCAAGACACGTTCTCCCTGATCAGACACAAGCACGTTATATTAAGGTTACGATAACAGCGGGACCAGAATGGGTAGGGTTTATGGATTTTGAAGCATATGGTACGTTCCCAGCAGATAAATCGGCTCTCGAAACAACCGTGAATTCAGTAGCCAAACTGCAACAAAATGATTATACATTAGCAAGCTGGAATGAGTTCAGCAAGGCGCTTGTGCACGCGAAGTCTATTATCCAAGATGAAGAAGCGTCCGTGCAAGATGCTAGCACTGCTAATGAAGAGTTAAAGGCTGCGATGCATAAACTCGAACGGCAAGACGCTACTCCTGGCTCGGGGCAGCCTTCGCAGCCGTCTCAACCATCACAGCCAAGTGAACCATCACAACCGTCACAACCGTCCAGTTCAGGATCGGTTCCATCAACGGGAAATTCCAATGGTGTGACACCGGCTGACACAAATAGTCGACCTGAGAAAGGCGCGATTACTGTAGAGGGTATCTTAACAGGTAATGGACACTATTCGATTCGTCCGACTGCACAGCAATTAAACGAAGCGATTCAATCGATGGGTGCAGGAGAACATCAGTTAAAGCTCATTGCTAATCTACCTGACAACTCCAAAGCTGTATCGTTCCAATTAGACACGAATCAACTTGCAGAATGGGTGCGTTCGCAGACGATTAAGTCACTAGATCTAATAGTAGGACAGACATCAATTCGCATTCCACTGAACTCTATTCCGTTACAAGATGAACAAACTGCCGGAACCTTTGATGTTGAGGTGTCTGAAGGATCAAATATAGCTTTAACGGAATCACAAAAAGCAGCCATCGGTAACCGATCCATCCTTAACGTTAATGTATTGATGAATGGGAAGCCAATGGCGTGGACAGATAGAGCGATTGAAGTCGTCATGTCCAATGAAGGCGAGCTTCAAGGAAGCGATACCGTTCGAATTGTACAATCGCTATCGGAGAATGGTGAGATGAAGCCGGTAATGTACTCTGTAGCGAATGACAAGAACGAAAGCATTGCGTTCAAGCCTACACAATCCGGAAGTTTCGTCATTACTGAAGTTCAAGTTCCGTTAAACGATTTGCAAAATCATCATTGGGCGAAACCAGAGGTGCAGAACCTCTATGGTAAAGGGATTATCAATGGCATGAATGCCACAAGCTTTGTTCCAGATGGTAACCTGACACGTGCACAATTTTTGCAAATGATCATTAAAGGAATGGGAGATTCACGCCTGCCAGAAGCAAGTGTGCAGACTCCAACAGATGTGAAGGAAGGTCAATGGTATGCAGATGCGGTGCGAATCGGTGTGCAGATGAATATAATCCAAGGCCGAGCAGATGGAACCTTTGGCGCGAATGAGCCTGTTTCCAGAGAAGATATGGCGGTTATGCTGAATCGTGCTTTGCAATCTTTGAAGCAAGAAACGGATACAGCAGCTCCTACGGCGCAAGAAGGGAATACATTTGAAGATCATACAGCCATTGCTGGGTATGCAAGAGAAGCTGTAGCGTCGATGCAGCAACTTGGACTATTAAATGGCATGGCAGATGGTACGTTTGCGCCTAAACAAACGGCTAATCGTGCACAAGGTGCTGTTGCAGTCGCGAGACTGATGGAACAGCTGTATGCAGAATAA
- a CDS encoding YceI family protein produces the protein MNKKTKTWIITGVAAVAIFGGGGYYLTNSYLGNNVEIEQVLPASTATSTTAVDSTGTPVANDVVGAEQLNGDWNISEGSKVYFSVTTSQETVNFVDEQVSGKWTINVDDASQMKAEGQIEMDGIDSGNGQRDGHVKEADFFDIATYPQATFTATSFEGLPAEWPVGQTVDVKMNGTLTVKGVEKEVTFDAKAAYDNDQVLLSATSMVTFEDFGMENPHSVVLSTENDIKLQLELKLTK, from the coding sequence ATGAACAAGAAGACAAAAACATGGATTATTACAGGAGTAGCCGCAGTGGCTATTTTCGGGGGTGGAGGATACTATCTCACCAATAGTTACCTCGGCAACAACGTCGAAATCGAGCAAGTGCTCCCTGCAAGTACAGCAACATCAACCACAGCAGTAGATAGCACAGGAACGCCTGTAGCGAATGATGTTGTTGGCGCAGAGCAATTGAATGGAGACTGGAACATCAGCGAAGGCTCAAAAGTATATTTCTCTGTAACAACTTCACAGGAAACCGTCAATTTTGTGGACGAGCAGGTATCTGGTAAATGGACAATCAATGTAGATGACGCATCGCAGATGAAAGCAGAAGGACAGATTGAGATGGACGGTATTGACTCTGGCAACGGCCAGCGCGACGGACATGTGAAAGAAGCGGATTTCTTCGATATTGCTACATACCCTCAAGCAACGTTTACAGCTACCTCATTTGAAGGTCTACCAGCGGAATGGCCTGTAGGTCAGACGGTTGATGTGAAAATGAATGGAACATTGACTGTAAAAGGTGTTGAAAAAGAAGTCACTTTTGATGCAAAAGCTGCGTATGACAATGATCAGGTATTGTTGTCTGCGACTTCAATGGTAACGTTCGAAGACTTCGGTATGGAAAACCCTCACTCTGTTGTTCTCTCAACAGAGAATGACATTAAGCTACAGTTGGAGTTGAAACTCACGAAATAA
- a CDS encoding response regulator transcription factor, whose product MKSILIVEDEQAIARVLAAYLRKAEFEVHHAADGPTALNLFESVNPSLVLLDVMLPGMDGWDLLRIIREKSACPVIMLTALDDIRDRLNGLNAGADDYMSKPFVPEEVVARVNAVLRRNPHYTSGGEDKRCYGNLVIDLAAKQVLLNGAEVALTPRDLSLLIFLSEYPNRTFTRDHLIEQVWGMDYDGSDRAVDLSIKRLRQALSHWLPETGEIRTLRGMGYQFWIAN is encoded by the coding sequence TTGAAATCCATACTCATCGTCGAAGATGAGCAAGCCATTGCCCGGGTATTGGCTGCTTATCTGAGAAAAGCAGAATTCGAGGTGCATCATGCAGCAGATGGCCCCACTGCACTTAACCTTTTCGAATCCGTAAATCCTTCCCTTGTATTACTTGATGTAATGCTACCTGGAATGGACGGATGGGATCTGCTGCGCATTATTCGTGAAAAAAGTGCTTGTCCTGTGATCATGCTAACCGCACTGGATGACATCCGAGATCGTCTCAATGGACTAAATGCCGGTGCTGACGATTATATGAGCAAACCATTTGTTCCCGAAGAGGTGGTTGCCAGAGTTAATGCTGTGCTGCGACGTAACCCTCATTACACTTCGGGTGGTGAAGATAAACGCTGTTACGGCAATCTCGTTATTGATCTCGCTGCCAAGCAGGTATTGCTTAACGGCGCCGAGGTTGCACTCACGCCACGCGACCTATCATTACTTATATTTCTATCTGAATATCCAAATCGTACATTTACAAGAGATCATCTGATCGAACAAGTGTGGGGCATGGACTATGATGGCAGTGATCGTGCTGTAGATTTATCAATTAAACGACTACGTCAGGCACTCTCTCACTGGTTGCCAGAGACTGGAGAAATTCGGACGTTGCGAGGAATGGGGTATCAATTTTGGATCGCAAACTGA
- a CDS encoding HAMP domain-containing sensor histidine kinase translates to MDRKLRRKGPRRSTSILSHWTLRYFLILCIGFTIIVAGALYWIRTTSIEKSLKTAELLGLEIADRVTIDNNKLHVPPDLDTMVTKREKLFNTDHYFCVMVLDNNNQLIFSQPKMTQEEVFYRLSDDFREPRNNKYAGVTVSINEGDQSFGKVWVMQSKQSLTFGPETMWLVLLILGGLILCGWFTIYLLSNKLSRPIRQVAYAAEQIRGGNYDVSLDINTREREITELVSSFRDMATRLRQLEEWRTLSLAGVSHELKTPVTSIKGLVMAVRDDVVSPQEGKEFLDIALKESERMERMIADLLDYNAMSAGSVAVRKERTDLQLLVGEIIYQWKIAYEDKTPEVELHAPAGPLYTIGDTLRIQQIIVNLLNNGLQATPSGQTAKFDIELRAEEDHLFIDVQDYGSGISEADQSKIFERFYRGEIKKRRNRGLGLGLTYSRLLANAQNGELSLASSTPNGSKFTLRLPRWKIPKHVTKEQTYPSPVKA, encoded by the coding sequence TTGGATCGCAAACTGAGACGGAAAGGGCCGAGACGTTCAACATCCATTTTGTCCCACTGGACACTTCGTTATTTTCTAATCTTGTGCATTGGATTCACCATTATTGTCGCAGGAGCACTCTACTGGATTCGTACAACCTCTATTGAGAAAAGTCTAAAAACTGCAGAGTTATTAGGGCTGGAGATTGCCGATCGAGTGACTATTGACAATAATAAGCTTCATGTACCACCCGATCTAGACACCATGGTAACCAAGAGGGAGAAACTATTCAATACAGATCATTATTTCTGTGTCATGGTGTTGGATAACAACAATCAATTGATTTTCTCTCAGCCTAAAATGACACAAGAAGAGGTGTTTTATCGACTGTCTGACGACTTTCGTGAACCAAGAAACAACAAATATGCAGGAGTAACCGTCAGTATTAATGAAGGTGATCAATCGTTTGGAAAAGTATGGGTAATGCAGTCGAAGCAATCTCTTACATTCGGTCCAGAGACGATGTGGCTTGTACTTTTGATTCTGGGCGGATTAATTCTATGTGGATGGTTTACGATCTATCTGCTATCTAATAAGTTGTCCCGACCTATTCGGCAAGTTGCTTATGCAGCTGAACAAATTCGTGGTGGCAATTACGACGTGAGTCTTGATATCAATACACGGGAGCGTGAGATTACGGAACTCGTGAGCTCTTTCCGAGATATGGCGACACGTCTAAGACAACTTGAGGAATGGCGTACCCTCTCCTTGGCAGGGGTGAGCCATGAACTGAAGACACCGGTCACTTCTATTAAAGGGCTCGTGATGGCAGTACGCGACGACGTGGTCAGTCCTCAGGAAGGAAAAGAATTTTTGGATATCGCTTTGAAGGAATCGGAACGTATGGAGCGGATGATTGCAGATCTACTAGATTACAATGCCATGTCTGCCGGAAGCGTTGCTGTTCGTAAGGAACGAACAGATCTGCAATTATTAGTTGGCGAGATCATCTATCAGTGGAAGATTGCGTACGAAGATAAGACACCTGAGGTTGAACTACATGCGCCTGCTGGCCCACTATACACCATTGGTGACACCCTGCGAATTCAGCAAATTATCGTTAATTTACTGAATAATGGGCTTCAAGCTACTCCTTCGGGTCAAACAGCCAAATTTGACATTGAATTGCGGGCAGAAGAAGACCATCTATTCATTGATGTACAGGATTATGGCTCCGGTATATCGGAAGCTGATCAATCCAAAATATTTGAACGCTTCTACCGCGGAGAGATAAAAAAACGTAGAAATCGTGGCTTGGGTCTCGGTCTTACCTATAGCAGACTGCTGGCCAACGCCCAAAACGGTGAACTGTCTCTTGCCTCAAGCACGCCTAATGGAAGTAAGTTCACGTTAAGACTGCCACGTTGGAAGATACCTAAACATGTGACTAAAGAACAAACGTATCCTTCACCAGTTAAAGCCTAG
- a CDS encoding iron chaperone, with protein sequence METFAEYLASIDNPEHKERTEEVLKWITEKFPSLKTKIAWNQPMFTDHETFIIGFSVSKQHLAVAPEKVVIDQFSEEIVQAGYEHTNQLIRMKWKLPIDYSLLERIIEFNIKDKADCTTFWRK encoded by the coding sequence ATGGAGACTTTTGCAGAATATTTAGCAAGCATTGATAACCCGGAGCATAAGGAACGAACCGAAGAGGTTCTGAAATGGATTACGGAGAAGTTCCCAAGTTTGAAAACCAAAATTGCTTGGAATCAGCCGATGTTTACCGACCATGAGACCTTTATTATCGGTTTTAGCGTGTCGAAGCAGCATCTAGCTGTTGCTCCAGAGAAAGTAGTCATTGATCAGTTCTCAGAAGAAATCGTTCAGGCGGGTTATGAGCATACCAATCAGCTTATTCGTATGAAGTGGAAATTGCCGATTGATTATTCGTTACTTGAAAGAATCATTGAGTTTAACATTAAAGATAAGGCAGATTGCACTACTTTTTGGCGCAAATAG